TTGGAATAACTCCTGCAGGATGTTTTAAAATCCAGGCTAATAAAAGCGTATCAGATCCAAAACCATATTTTTGAACCAACTCAGCAAACAATTTTTTTAGACGACGTGTTTTTTTCGTGTCTTCTCTAAAAACTGTTCCAAGCGGATTCCATGACAACGGACGAATTCCGTGTGTTTGCATATAATCTAAACTTCCATCTGTCATTGCTTCAAAATGTGTAGCCGAAAATTGTACCTGATTATAGCTAACTTCTGTTTTCTGACGAATTAATTCGGTTTGAGAACTTGTGAAATTTGAAAGTCCAAAATCAATAATTTTTCCTTCCGATTTTAATTTTTCAACCGCTTCAGCAATTTCATCCGCTTGCATTAATGGACTTGGTCTGTGCAATAAAAAGACATCAACATAATCTGTTTTCAACTTCTTTAAAGATTCCTCAACAGACCAAATGATGTAATCTTTAGAATAATCGTAGTATTTGATTTTGTTCTCCGGACGTTTTTCAGCAACCATCTGAATACCGCATTTGGTAATTAATTGTAATTTTTCGCGGGCAATCTTGCTGGCTTGAAATGCTTTTCCAAAATCAGCTTCAGTAGTATAAGCACCGTAAATGTCGGCGTGATCAAAAGTTGTAATTTTGTTTTCGATACTAATCTGTATCATATTTTCCATTTCTTTAAGTGTAAGGTTTTTATCCCAAACTCCCCAATTCATAGTGCCCGAAATTATAGGCGATAATGTTGTTTTACTCATGGTTTTTCTGCGTTATTTTTGGTAATAAATATGCTTTTCTGAAGCATAATCATCAAAGTTCTTAAAAATATAAAAATAGATTCCCAATTCGTCCTTAAAATTAGGTCTTTGGTCGAAGTTTTAACCATTCTTTAACATCTTACTTCTCAAAAAATATTCAATTTGCACTCTCAAAAGTAAGGCATAAAAATCAACGTTTTAAAAAGGTTTTAAAAATATTTATATGGAAGAAAATACAACGACTTTAGACATTAGAGCGATAAATGAGAAAATTGAAAGAGAAAGTGCTTTTATAGACCTTCTTACAATGGAGATGAACAAAGTTATTGTGGGCCAGAAACATATGGTCGAGCGTTTGTTAATTGGACTTCTTGGTCAAGGTCACATTTTGCTTGAAGGTGTTCCGGGATTAGCAAAAACTTTAGCGATAAATACTTTGTCACAAGCCGTTCAGGGTTCGTTCAGCCGTATTCAGTTTACTCCTGACTTATTGCCTGCCGATGTTGTTGGAACGATGATTTATAACATCAAAGCAAACGAGTTTTCAATTAAAAAAGGACCAATCTTCGCTAATTTCGTCCTTGCCGATGAGATTAACCGTGCTCCGGCAAAGGTTCAGTCAGCACTTTTGGAAGCGATGCAGGAAAAACAAGTAACTATTGGCGATACCACTTTCAAACTTGATCGTCCGTTTTTAGTACTTGCAACTCAAAACCCTGTTGAGCAAGAAGGAACATACCAACTTCCGGAAGCGCAAGTTGACCGTTTCATGCTTAAAACTGTAATTGATTACCCAAAAATTGACGAAGAGCGTTTTGTAATTCGTCAAAACTTAAAAGGATCTTACGAAAAAGTAAATCCTGTTGTTTCTGTAGAACAAATTTTACGTGCACAAGAAGCTGTTCGTGAAGTCTACATGGACGAAAAAATCGAAAAATATATTCTAGATATCATCTTTGCTACTCGTTATCCAGAGAAGTACAAACTTGCAGACTTAAAACCTCTTATTAGTTTTGGAGCATCACCTCGTGGAAGTATCAATCTTGCTAATGCAGCAAAATGTTATGCTTTCATCAAACGTCGTGGATATGTAATTCCAGAAGATGTTCGCGCAGTTGTACACGATGTTCTACGTCACAGAGTTGGGATAACATATGAGGCTGAAGCCGAAAATATTACTTCTGTAGACATTATCAACAAAATCGTAAACGAGATTGAAGTACCTTAAAAATTTGTTTAATGTTTCAAGTTTCAGGTTGTTGTAAAGCAAACTTGAAACTTGAAACTTTTAAACTTTAAACAAATAAAATGGATACAAAAGAGCTTTTAAAAAAAGTACGGAAAATAGAAATCAAAACCAAAAGATTGAGTAATCACATCTTTTCGGGAGAATACCACTCTTCATTTAAAGGGCGCGGGATGACTTTTAGTGAAGTACGTCAATACCAATATGGCGACGACATTCGTAACATCGATTGGAATGTAACTGCACGCTATAACGAAGCCCACGTAAAAGTTTTTGAAGAAGAACGCGAATTGACCATGGTTTTAATGGTAGATATTTCGGGTTCAGAGGGTTTTGGTTCAAAAAGTCAATTTAAAAAAGACATCGTCACCGAAATTGCGGCAACGATGGCTTTTTCGGCTACACAAAATAATGACAAAATTGGTTTAATATTATTTTCTGACAATGTAGAATTGTATATTCCGCCAAAAAAAGGTCGTTCACACGTTTTGCGTATAATTCGTGAATTAATCGAATTCGAACCAAAAAGCCATAAAACAGATGTTGGAGCAGCTTTAAAATTTTTATCAGGAACTCAGAAAAAGAAAGCAATTGTCTTTGTGATTTCTGATTTCATGTCTGAAAATTACGAGCAGACTTTAAAAATTGCTTCTAAAAAACATGATATTACAGGCGTTCGCGTTTATGATATCCGTGAAGAAAAAATTCCGAATTTAGGAATGGTTCCAATGCTTGACGCCGAAACAGGAAAAATTCAATTGGTTAATACAGGTTCGAAAACAGTGCGAATGAATTACGAAAAACACTATCAGGAAAGAGTAAATTATTTCAAAGATATTTTCAGTAAATCCGGCGCAGGTGTCGTAAACACAAGAGTTGACGAAAATTACGTGACAAAACTATTAGGTTATTTCAAATCAAGGTAATGATTTAAGAATTTAGATTAACGATTTTTGATTTATGATGGAGGTGATAATTAAAACTAGAAAATGAATAAACAAGAATTGGAAAATAGATTAATTGATTTTGCTGCAAGCATAATTCTATTAACTTTTAAATTTGAAAAAAATTACGCTGGAAATCATTTATTAGGTCAAATAACAAGATGAAGTACATCGCCCGCCTTGAATTATGGTGAAGCACAAAGCGCAGAAAGCAAAAAAGATTTTATTCATAAAATGGGAATTTGCTTAAAGGAGTTAAGAGAAACTTTTGTTTGCTTAAAAATAATTGAGAAAGCAAATTTATCGACAGATTTACAAAATTTGTCAAAAGCCAAAACAGAAGTCAATGAATTAATATCAATATTTGTTTCAAGCATTAAAACATCAAAAAATAATTCATAAAAACAAAAGATTATAATTTTAGTTTCAGCATAAAATCTGAAATCAAAAATCGTTAATCTTCAATCGTTAATCATAATGAAATTAAAGTTTTACATATTTTTATTTTTACTTTCCTCTGCTATTTTTGCCCAGCAAAAACAAGTGGAGACGAGCATTGATACTACAAAAAATAAAATTGGAGCCGAATTTAAGTTAACGCTTAAAACGGTTGTCAGCTCAAAATCTAAAGTTGTTTTTCCTAAATTAAAAACTATTGGTCAGCTTGAAGTAATTCAATCTTATCCAATTGATACAGTTAAGAAAAATGATACTTATGAATTGATCAAAAAATATGGTTTAACGCAATTTGATTCTGGAAAATATACGATTCCAAGTATTAAGATTTTAATTGATAAAAAACCTTATCAAACTGATTCTATTCGCGTTGAAGTAGCAAATGTAAAAGTTGATACTTTACAACAAAAAATGTACGACATCAAAGACATCACTGCGGCAGACAGCGGAATAGGAAATTGGTGGATTTATGTTTTGATTTTTATCGCTATTCTGGCAATTGGCGCATTTGTATATTGGTACGTTAAAAAACACCAATTGAAAAAAATTGAAGAAGAAGTTTATAAAACTCCTATCGAAAAAGCGACAAGTTTATTAAATAGTCTGGAGTCAAAAGAACTGGTTCAAAAAGGCGAAATCAAAGAATATTATAGTGAATTAACGGATATTGCCCGTAATTATATCGAAGAAGCCATTCATATTCCTGCAATGGAAAGTACAACTTCTGAATTGATTCAGGCGATCAGAACAGCTTCTACCAAAAAGAAAATGACGCTGACTCCGGAAACTGTAGAGAATCTTGAGCGTGTTTTACGTCAGGCGGATTTAGTAAAATTTGCAAAATCTAAACCTTTAGAATTTGAAATTACCGAAGATCGAAATAAAATTCAAAGAGTAATTCTTACGCTTGATAATGCAATCCCAACTGAAGTTCCGGCTGAAGAAGAAGATCAATTATTAAATGAAGCTCAGAAACAAAAACAGATCAAACAACAATTACTAAAAAAACGCAACAAACGTATTGCAATTGCTGTAGGAACTGTTGTTTTCTTACTATTTGCTACAACAACATTCTTTATTATTACCAAAGGTTTTACTTATGTAAAAGATAATCTTATTGGACATCCGTCTAAAGAATTATTAGAAGGTGTTTGGGTAAAAAGCGCTTACGGAAATCCTGCTGTTTTAATTGAAACTCCAAAAGTTTTAAAAAGAATGGATACTCAAAAAGTGCTACCAAAAGAAACTATGGCGCTGATTAAAGAGATGCAGCTTTTTGCTTATGGAAGTATTATTGATAACTTTTACGTAGCAGTTTCAACCAGTAAATTCAAAAATCCGGTAGAACTTGATTTAGCAAAAGCTCTGGAAGGATCTTTAAAAATAATGGAAGCTCAGGGCGCACAAAATATTATTGTAAAACAAGAAGATTTCCAGACAAATCAAGGTATTCAGGGATTAAAAGGATACGGAACAATGACAATCTTAAATCCGGTTGACAAATCGAGTTCAAAAGCATATTATGAAATTTTACTTTTCAAACAAGATCAGGGATTACAACAAATCGTGATTTTACATCAGGAAGGTGATACTTATGCAAATGATATTACAGAGCGTATTTTAAATTCTGTTGAACTTCAAAAAGCGAGCAACTAATGGATAAGATAACTTTTTTAAACCCAGAATTTTTTTGGTTGTTTCTACTGATTCCAATTGCGATCGCTTGGTTCTTTTGGAAACGAAATCAACAATCGGCTACTTTAAAAATGAGTTCGACACAAGGTTTCAAAAATAGTGAATCACTATTAACGAAATTAAAACCTTGTTTATATGTTTTTAGAATTATTGCTTTATGTTCTTTAATTATTGCTTTGGCAAGACCAAGAACGGTTGATATTAGCAGTCAGACTAAAACCACAAAAGGAATTGATATTGTTCTTGCAATCGACGTTTCCGGAAGTATGCTTGCAAAAGATTTAAAGCCAAACCGTATGGAAGCTTTAAAAAGAGTTGCTGCAGATTTTGTTGGAGAAAGACCTAATGACAGAGTTGGATTAGTTTTATACGCTTCAGAAGCTTATACAAAAACTCCTGTTACAAGTGATAAAGCCATTATTCTTGAAGCTATTAAAAGCATTAAATACGATACAGTTTTACAAGACGGAACCGGAATTGGAATGGGATTAGCAACGGCTGTAAACCGTTTAAAAGATAGTAAAGCCAAAAGCCGTGTAATTATTTTAATGACAGACGGGGTAAATAATGCCGGATTTATTGAACCGGAAACTGCTTCTGACATCGCAAAACAATACGGAATAAAAGTTTATACGATTGGAATTGGTACAAACGGAATGGCGGAATCTCCATACGCTTATGCGCCAAACGGAGGATTTTTATATAAAATGCAAAAAGTAGAAATCGACGAACAATTAATGAAAAATATTGCTCGTAAAACAGATGGAACTTACTTTAGAGCAACAAGCAACGACAGATTAGCCGAAATATACAACGCGATTAATAAATTAGAAACTACTGAAATTCAAGAATTAAAATTCTATGATTATGACGAAAAATATAGAGGTTTTGTTTTATTGGCAGCCTTTTTATTATTGTTAGAAGTAGGTTTAAGAAATACAGTTTACAGAAGCTTCATTTAATTTTGGATTTAAAAAAATCTAAAATTAATCCCGAAGTTTCGGGACAGAAATCTAAAATTTAAAATGGAATTAGACGAAAAAAAATATTTATATCTTTTATTATTGCTCCCAATTGTGGTGTGTGTTTTCCTTTTCAATATGTATTGGAAAAGAAAAAAACAACGCGAATTTGGAGATCTTGAAATGGTAAAAAGACTGAGTCCGGAGCGATCTGTTTTTAAACCTGTATTAAAATTATCAGTTCTTCTTTTGGCACTTGCCTGTTTGATTATTGGATTGGTAAATCCGAAGATTGGAACAAAAATGGAAACTGTAAAACGCGAAGGAATTGACATTGTTTTTGCCGTTGACGTTTCTAAAAGTATGCTTGCCGAAGATGTTGCGCCAAGTCGTTTAGAAAAAAGTAAACAACTGGTTTCGCAAATCATCAATAATTTAGGAAATGACAGAATTGGAATTGTAGCTTATGCGGGAAGTGCTTTTCCTGTTTTGCCAATTACATCTGATTATAGTGTTGCCAAAATGTTTCTGCAAAGCATGACTCCGGATATGGTTTCATCACAAGGAACTTCACTTGATGAAGCGATCAGATTATCCTCTACTTATTTTGACGAAAAAAGTAAAACGAGTAAACTTTTAATCTTGATTTCTGATGGAGAAGATCATTCTGAAGGAGCTTCGGCTGCAGCAGAAGAAGCCAACAAAATGGGAATGAAAATCATTACGATTGGTGTTGGAACTGAAAAAGGAGGAACAATTCCGTTAAGAGAAAATGGAGTAATCAGAAGCTATCAACAAGATCAAAACGGACAAACTGTTATTACAAAACTAAATCAGGAAGGTCTAAAAACCATTGCAAAAGCAACAAAAGGCGGTTATGTATATGGTGGAAACACGAAGGAAGTTTTAGATTATATCAAAAACGCTTTAAACAATATTCAGAAAACAGAATTTGAAGCTACTCAAATGGCCGATTTTCAATCGCAATTTCAATGGTTTATTGGCTTTGCTTTCTTATTATTGTTTGTTGACATTTTCCTTTTAGAAAGAAAAACAAATTGGATAAAAGAGTTGAATTTATTTAACGAAAAGAAATAATTGTTCGGATTAAAAATTCGGAACAAAAAAAATAAAAAAATTAGAATGAAAAATTTACTTCTTTATATTTTACTAACGTT
This genomic window from Flavobacterium sp. 9 contains:
- a CDS encoding aldo/keto reductase family oxidoreductase, with the protein product MSKTTLSPIISGTMNWGVWDKNLTLKEMENMIQISIENKITTFDHADIYGAYTTEADFGKAFQASKIAREKLQLITKCGIQMVAEKRPENKIKYYDYSKDYIIWSVEESLKKLKTDYVDVFLLHRPSPLMQADEIAEAVEKLKSEGKIIDFGLSNFTSSQTELIRQKTEVSYNQVQFSATHFEAMTDGSLDYMQTHGIRPLSWNPLGTVFREDTKKTRRLKKLFAELVQKYGFGSDTLLLAWILKHPAGVIPIAGTVNVARIQSLMKAVELEMDKEDWFAIWTESMGDDVA
- a CDS encoding MoxR family ATPase, with translation MEENTTTLDIRAINEKIERESAFIDLLTMEMNKVIVGQKHMVERLLIGLLGQGHILLEGVPGLAKTLAINTLSQAVQGSFSRIQFTPDLLPADVVGTMIYNIKANEFSIKKGPIFANFVLADEINRAPAKVQSALLEAMQEKQVTIGDTTFKLDRPFLVLATQNPVEQEGTYQLPEAQVDRFMLKTVIDYPKIDEERFVIRQNLKGSYEKVNPVVSVEQILRAQEAVREVYMDEKIEKYILDIIFATRYPEKYKLADLKPLISFGASPRGSINLANAAKCYAFIKRRGYVIPEDVRAVVHDVLRHRVGITYEAEAENITSVDIINKIVNEIEVP
- a CDS encoding DUF58 domain-containing protein; translated protein: MDTKELLKKVRKIEIKTKRLSNHIFSGEYHSSFKGRGMTFSEVRQYQYGDDIRNIDWNVTARYNEAHVKVFEEERELTMVLMVDISGSEGFGSKSQFKKDIVTEIAATMAFSATQNNDKIGLILFSDNVELYIPPKKGRSHVLRIIRELIEFEPKSHKTDVGAALKFLSGTQKKKAIVFVISDFMSENYEQTLKIASKKHDITGVRVYDIREEKIPNLGMVPMLDAETGKIQLVNTGSKTVRMNYEKHYQERVNYFKDIFSKSGAGVVNTRVDENYVTKLLGYFKSR
- a CDS encoding VWA domain-containing protein, with protein sequence MELDEKKYLYLLLLLPIVVCVFLFNMYWKRKKQREFGDLEMVKRLSPERSVFKPVLKLSVLLLALACLIIGLVNPKIGTKMETVKREGIDIVFAVDVSKSMLAEDVAPSRLEKSKQLVSQIINNLGNDRIGIVAYAGSAFPVLPITSDYSVAKMFLQSMTPDMVSSQGTSLDEAIRLSSTYFDEKSKTSKLLILISDGEDHSEGASAAAEEANKMGMKIITIGVGTEKGGTIPLRENGVIRSYQQDQNGQTVITKLNQEGLKTIAKATKGGYVYGGNTKEVLDYIKNALNNIQKTEFEATQMADFQSQFQWFIGFAFLLLFVDIFLLERKTNWIKELNLFNEKK
- a CDS encoding VWA domain-containing protein; protein product: MDKITFLNPEFFWLFLLIPIAIAWFFWKRNQQSATLKMSSTQGFKNSESLLTKLKPCLYVFRIIALCSLIIALARPRTVDISSQTKTTKGIDIVLAIDVSGSMLAKDLKPNRMEALKRVAADFVGERPNDRVGLVLYASEAYTKTPVTSDKAIILEAIKSIKYDTVLQDGTGIGMGLATAVNRLKDSKAKSRVIILMTDGVNNAGFIEPETASDIAKQYGIKVYTIGIGTNGMAESPYAYAPNGGFLYKMQKVEIDEQLMKNIARKTDGTYFRATSNDRLAEIYNAINKLETTEIQELKFYDYDEKYRGFVLLAAFLLLLEVGLRNTVYRSFI